AATTCACGCCCTGAGAGATAACGCGTGGGATATAATTAACCTGCGATAAAAGCAAGCAATAACCGCCGGCGTATTTCATTGACACGCGCTTATTTCACGGCGAAATCATCGAGCGCGCTGTGCCGCGTCCCGTCTATATATTCCCGACGAGAAATCGCCTGTACCGCAAAGCGAACGGAGAAACCAGGGAAAGAGCGAGTAAGAGGGTGAGAGGGGAGGCCACGTACTCGAATATCGGAACACCCTGTACACATTAAGCGAGCGAGATACGGGGGCCTTTAGCAGGCGAACgggaataataatttcaagtgCTCCTCGCGGAGATAGATACGAGCAGGAGAAtcaagaggaagagagagagagagagagagaaagagagagaggaggcaGCGATGCCGTGGCAGAAGCGAAGCGACCAAAGCAGTACGGGGAAACAGCGAGAAGGTTTAAGTGAGAGagatggagagagagagagagagagagagagagagagagagacaagtCGAGATATACGTTACAGGTGAGAGCGCGAGTATCGCGTGCTGCAAACGAGCCGGCAGCTGCCCGCTTCTGGCTACATGGTCCCAGCTATTAATATGCGACTGACCGAGTGGGACCGATGCTTTCGTTGTTAGACCGAACCATCCTATTACGTCACGTCAATCGAGCACACAGCTACGCGGACACCCTTTGATTTTCAAGCACCCTTTGTAATCGGCCGTTCTAACGCTCTATGCTAGTTACCGCTGCTGGCGACTTTCCCTCGTCGTGCTACATACCGTGCTACGCTGCTTATCGAACCGGTAGCGTGGCAAAAATCTGCGCATATCGTCCGACCAAGCGTCTCTACTTATCGCCATTACCCGTTCCGTCCAAGAAAGATCGTTCCCCGATTCTAAGCTACCATCTTCACCGAAGAAAACGTCTTTTGAAAGTTCTTATTATCGAGGTGGTCGCGTGATTCCTCGCGCAGGTGCGACCCTCCTGAAGAGATACTCCTTTGATTGACGGATGGACGTGTTCTTGGGGTCAGGACACGTATTTCGCAGTTCATTATACAACTATATTGCTCCGAGACATCGAATCGATATGCATATACGGGAGATCCGAGGAACCTCGGCAAACCGTAAATCCAAAGAAACCCGGAAGGAAAGAATCGATTGACGAGCTGTCCGCTCGTCAATCGTGGCAATTTCGAGAGGGCGAACAAGAGATTCTGCGCGTCCTTACGAGCGTCGCGGCTGATACTTGCGCGTGTAAAAGGCTGGCCCGCCTCCGGGCGAATATGTGTTTGATTTACACCGCGTCGCAAAGCTGCCGATACACTTCGTCGAGGCGAGGGCATTAAGGGGGCCCGGTGTTCGATCTCGTCATTACGGTTTCTTAAGAAAGGGTGCTTTTTCATTGGACAGGCTCGACCGCCGGCAGAGAACAAGGCCCGCTCGTCTCACGACACCGCGATACACCCTCATTCCATGCCAAGAAGGCGTTTTAACACGAGCTTCGTTCGAGTTTTTAATGGAATTGACAGCGGCTCGCGGCGGTCTTGCTTTTTCCCCTCGAAATAATGCCTGGTTTGCAAGGTCGGCCCATTTTGCACGTCGTCCATTGGTACACGCGTGTTCTCCGCAAAGTTCTTTTAGGATACTCAAGATGTACGAAACAGTGGTATACGATTCGAGCACAAttcactttccgaacgatgCCTCGTTGTTCGACGCAGAAGTCGCGGAGCTGGTAATCACAGGCCGTCGATACGTCGATAGTAGTATAAGGCCGTGCAAGACGGACGCGCACGGTCGAGAACTCGACGGAATGGAAGACGCTGTAATTACCAACACCGTTCACAGAAAACGAGAATGGTAATAACGACTCGTTACTGGTTTCGCAATTACCTTCGCCTGAAATTTCCAAAACCGTTCATCATACGAAGAGAGATAACGTTTAACAAAGAAGTACCGTGCTCCGCTCGTTCCAGTTCACGTTCCATCAATGAACCGAGGGGCCCGACgatatgcataaaaattacGTTAAGTAGATGCGGCTCGATAAGGGTCGGCATGTAAACGTAAGCGTAAGAAGCTCCTTTATCGGGTGAAAAGGATCCGGACAGGTGGTGGTTCCGTCGAGGGTGCGGGCACcgagggaaaaagaaacgagtaaGCCGAATTAAAGGAACGACTTGTTGGTTAGTCGACTCTATCCTCTCGGTTTTTCTCTCACGAACAGGCAGGAGGCGGGGAGGCGAGACGAGGCGAAAAGAGGTTGAAAGGAGGGTGGCGGAGGCGACGGTGGCTGAATTCCGGGCAATCTGTTTTCAGCGCGGGATAACTTCGCGTCCCTTCTTCGTTTCAACCCCGTGCCGTCTCTCCTCCGCTTTTGCTCGTTCCCCTTTTCGGTTAGCTAGACTGCAACCGCGGCACGGTAACCACCCACCGACGCTATCGCCGTCGCTGTCGGGCGTAAAAAGCACATCCGAATTGAATCATTGCTGAATAAGCGGGAAAGTGGCTTGCTgggaggaaggaaggaaaccGAGGAGCGACTAACCCCCACGAACGAGGGTCGTTTTCCATCCGGCTCATTGGTACACCTCCTCTGTCATGTCGATCGTTCTGTCCTGCTCCCTCTACGCCCTTGCTTTTTCTCCGGCCGGATTCTCTGTTCCTCGAAGTCGATAAAGTTAGGGCGCTTCGATCCGGAAGCCTTTAGAAATCATAAAGAGCTTTAGAGATTTGGAATACGGCTTTAAGTTCGAGTCGTATAGAAACGAGTACGCACGAAACGGCCAGCTAGTTCCAgtattttcgttatttacgAAAAACACTCTACAACGTTGTCTAATTTGACCGAAGAGTTGTCTAGAAACATCGATGGAAAGTGACATCGCGATTTCCCCGATGGTTTAAAGGACTTTTACACGCGGTCGTTAACAGGACGCTGTAATCTCGCGCGAGAGCGATACTACACCCTCGAGTGACGTTTTGTGGAAGATTCAGGGCGCAGGAAAATTGGCTGGCACCGACGTACGTTCGTTCCGTCGAAGGCGAAACCGAAGGGGGCTGGACCGCAAACTGTTGCGTGAAAATAGCAAAGGGCCGCACGTCGCGTCTGTCGCTTAATAAAGCGGCGACGAAGCGAAGCGGTGGCGGCGAGACCGTGTACACCGCCAGGCTGGAATAAAGGCGGAGTTGCTGCTCTCTTGTATCCCGTACGCTATACTCCCACTTTGGATCTAGGCCCGCGTCGACGCGCGTCAAGATAAACTCACCCTCGTGACGGAGCGTGCGGCAGCGGGCTACCGAGGGTCGTTCAATTAGAACGGAAGCCCCTTTTCGCCGAGAGGCGGCTCGCCGTTTACGGCGAGGGTCGAAAACTTTTCAAGGAACGGGACACGACGAGGCAGGAAAAGAGGAAGGGGTGAGAGCGGCGGCGGTGGTGCTCTTCTCTCTGGGAACGCCAGAAGTCAAAGGGAAAGAGCgtagaggagagaaaaagaaaaaaggaagcgaAGACACGAAGGGGAGAAAGCGCGCTTGTCGGAAAATGGAGAGGCTGCCTCGGGACTCGCTGTGCGTGATACACGACCGGCCGCAACGACACAGAAAAGATTTTTACTGCTCGCCGGAGAGATTGAACGACGCTCGTCGCTGTTGCGTGTCACGGCTCGTAGACGGTATTCTCGCGCCTGCTGCTTTTTGTCTATGACGCTTAAACGAAGCACCACGATCGTCCCCCGATCCTCCGATCGAGCGTTTTACATTGGTCTCTATGAGTACAAAGACACGGCGTTTTCCATCCTGAAGATCCCATTCGCGATGGCTCGCGAAGCGTTCAGCGTTTCCCGGATGCAATCTTTTTTAGCAACAAGTGGTCGATGTACTTCTTTAACCTGTACGTACGAAAGCTCCGATCGACCATTTGCCGCGGTGAAACTCGCTCTTAATGGCACGGAACCGAAGATCGTAGTTCCGACAGGGTCGGTGTTATTGCAGCGACGAGCTGGATGCGCTCGAACGCTACTAGCGAGAACGTCGGCGTAGAAGCGTAACCACGGGGTTCCGGCGATCGTGGAACCGGTGAACGCGTTGCACGTGTCCACTCGATACGGGATGCACGTGTCGCGTGTTTTCACTCGAAGAAAGCCTTCATTCAGCGGCTCGATGGTAGGAAGGCGGATCGTAGTCGAACGAAGAGGGTGAGCCGAGGGCCGGGAAGCAGGAAGGGCGACAAGTGGCAGAACGACAAGTGCGTATCGTGCGTGCGTCGAGAAGCACGCGGAATATCGGGGTATTACAGGGTGCACGCCGTGTGAACCTCGCAACGAGCGTTCGGTTCGGGAAAAGGAGATATCATCGAGCGGAACGCTCGATGGAGCGTCCCGTCTAGCGACATCTTTCCCCTCTTCCGAGCGCCATGGGAGCTCTCTGCGTGGGACGTTTAGATTGTGGGAAGATGGTATCGCGCCTGTACGAAATTTAGTGGCGgtagagggagagagaggcGATGTATCGTATCGTTTCGTGCATCTCTCGCGATGCCCGATAATTCCAGCCCGATTTGGAGAAGATTGATGCCGAAGGTGTGTACCGTGTAATGttttcccctttttccttttttccgtCGAAGAGAAACGCGCTCGAATAAAAGCGGTTGATTAACTGCGCTCATATTTCATCGGCGTCGTTGTAATTATGCGCATTCGTGCGGGCCACTTTCTTCGGAAGAGGGACGGGGTCGCGGCCTCGCGCGGTAGATTTTTCTATCCACGAAAGCGATATAAAGGGATTTATGTCCGTTTTCGCGAAAATACCGAACATCGCTGCGAAACGATTCTTTCCGACCGCCGATTCGCGCGCCTCGGTTTTAACCGCGACAGTAAATTCGGCTGTAAACGGCTAAATCTGGTACGGACGCGTTGTAAAGCAGACCGCAAGCCACAGCAACCACTTACCGCGCGAATATTAAATCTCTAAATCGTAAAGCGCACCATTACGCTGTCGTCCATTCAGCAGTTCGAACAGACAATAGAGCAGGCTGAGACATTACGCTGTAAGGAATCCCCGAAATAGGTCAGTTAGCGAGACAGCTGGTATTAAACGAGACAGGCATATTATCTGTCCGCTTGCAACGACCTTCGAAATTGGCAAATGACGGGCAGGTTCTACCTTTGGAGATTCGCGTGCTTGGTCGTGGCGTTGTAGCTGATACGCCTTTATAGAACACGTACGATCCTCGGGGACTGGTAGCTCGAATATAATCCACGGATGGTAATTAATCGGATTGAAAGTATCACGAAATAATTTACAGCGACGTTAGCGAGGAATAAAGATCGGAATGTCGAGAAAAGCAGTCGTCTCTGCGGAGGTCCTTCGTCGTCGGCTGTTAATCAAGCCTAATTAATACGGACGCGATCGGATCTGGACCCGAAGGAATTAAAAGGCATCGTTGCAGCTGGCGAGGATTAAAGTGGTAAAGGTGTTACGTATCCTATGGACTACGTTGAAACGTCAAGATTATTCGAGGATAACGAACCCGCTTTCTTGGCTGCTATTCGAAAGTAGTGAGAGGATGGGAGCACTGATATCAAAACGGGCAAGGGGTTCCGAGTCGGCCGGAAGTATAAGTCGGGGGCTATAAAGAGACTCTTCGGTGTGATCAGCCCCGAGACAAGTCCGAACGTGGTAAAGCACAGGTGTACCGCGCCATAATTTACAGCTAGCTAATAAATTTCACTCGGGGAATCTTGTTCGTCGGTTTACGCTCGAATCTGGAATCGTATCGTGGAGTGGTTGCGCGCCAAGTTCTAACGCGAGGACATAAAGCGAGCTCGGAGATATTTAGAGGCGGCATTAAgggaaaaataattgtcaGCAGGGAGAGGCCGCCATTGATAAGAACGAAATGCGCGCGATGGTGCCGGCCGTTTCGACGGTAGGATGACCGTCGAACACGATTCGAAACGatcattgaaatttatcgtacGTCACCGATAAACGCTTCGAAACGCTCGATTAACGTTTCTCATTTCCTCGACAATGTTCGGTGGACGGATTGGCGCGCGTCGCATTCCGATTCCCCGCCGACAGAATACTTAGCCTCGTCGACGCGTAGCCGATTGGTCTTTACTATGTGAAGCAGTTTGCATTGAGGATCAGAAGTGCGATCTGTCTTGGAAATCGCGTGGAATTCCGTGGACGTGACGCGCGAGTCCCATGCTCGACAGCCTCGTTCCACTTCTCATTTCAGTTTCAAGACGATGCCCGGCCGGTGTCCAAGCGAAAGCAGCAATTCGGAAGCAGCTCGTACACCGTCGTTATCGTACGAATCGGCCGAGTTCTCTCACGAAGCGCGTACGTGCCTCGAGCGGCGAGCCAcgttgtatttttctaacagAATCCGTGGTTTTCGGTGTGAACGGAACTTAAGAGCTTGAAAGAATGTCGCGTGCAACGAGAACGCGCGCACCCTCTTCGACTTACCCCTCGCGTTACCCCGGGTATACCGTTACCGTGCTGCACCGAATCGCTACGAAAGCACGAGGAGAATacgagaaacgacgaaacaCGGATAGGAATGTACGATGACGtcacgtttaaaaaaaaaaaaaaaacagagaaaaaatcTCTGAAGAAACAGGGGGAACGGAAAAATTGGTAGAGGTAATGAAGAAATTTATGGCGGGGGAAGAAACGAGCGATCCAGGAGGCACgagggaggaagaaaaaagcgGGACAAGGCGAAAAAGGAGAGAGGCGAGGAGAAAACGCACACGAGGAAGGAATACGAAAATCGGTGGTCGATCAAGGATCGAACGTGTGTTACCTATGCGCGAGTAATAAGCCTCGATATTCCCACACGGGCCCATCCTGGCCCGCCGTGGGAAACTCATACGTGAGCGGTGCGCGCGAGTTAATCGAGAGAGACGTGTGGCGGCCTTACGAGCCGAACTATTTCGACTCGCAGGTGCGGATTTTTTGATACGGGAacacgtcgcgtcgcgttgcGTCGTACTCGCAGCGTTTCAACGCGTCCACATATTTTATCGCGCAGCTGGAACGCCACCGTGTTACGTATTTCTTTCACggttaaaaattgaagaaatacgAGCCGACGCTTTTAATCGATCTCTCTTATTTGTCCAGATAACGATCCCGTCGATCGCCGATCAGAACCTTTACTTTAAAGGAACTGGACTGTGCGGCGTTCCGTTCGcaattttcatcgtaataACGCGGTTGTGCAACGTGTTGACGTCGCCGATCGGTAATTTTTAGACGGGGGTAAATCGCGTCTCCGCTGCTGGGAAGAAgcttttaatgttttaatctTGCGAAGCGTATTAAAATCGCTGCGAGGAAGCTTAACTGCGTTCCGGTACGGCCGGTATCGTCGCGGACCACGCTCGATCGGTTGTTTATAATTCTTCGCGTGCACTAAGGaagcaatttaataataataacggcAGCGGCACACGGATTCTACACGGCCGAGTGTACGCAATCAtcgtatatctatatacatacgcGTATATAATCGTTTATCATAATAATGCACACGCGAGTGTGCGTGCCGCTTAATGTACACACCCATACAAATGGACAGCTGATTGCAACTTATGTTGCCGCAGTTATTATCGTCGTCCGTCGAGAGGGAAGAAGAATTAACCGAGCCCGATAGTTCGTGTCCCAGAATTTTGTCCGTGTACACACGCACACGTAGTCGGGGGTCGATCGGGGCCAGGGGAGAGAAAAGATGCCAAGAACGGAATACATAGAAGGTGAATCTGGGCCTTGATCGGGTCTTACATCGCAGCTGCAGGTGCCTTTAGAAATTGGCGGCATAGCAGACTCGAGGTAGGGTTGACGAGAGAAGTTCTCGAAGGGGGACCGAGGGCATCGGGCCGTCGATGCTGCACGCGCCTCTGACACACCGATGCCACCGATATCTTCTTAAACTTTCCTATCCGCTCATTCATGCCCGTCTAAATGCCTATAATTTCCGGGATGATTACAGGGCACCGTAACCAACGCCCTATAGACCCATGCTGTTCCACCGCGAGAGCTCGTTACACGAGACCCCCGAAATTGAAACGGAACGAGCTCCCTCGCcttcccttctctctctttcgcctTTTCTCGTGCTTTTCCTCTAACTTCGACTTACCCGAGCCACCCTAGCGACCATAACGATATCTAAATTTTTCGTTCTGCTCTCATCGACCCATTCATAAACTCGTTCGCAGGATCATTGCAGGTTGCTCCAGTTAAATAAACAGAGAAATTGAATGGCGAAAAGGCAGGGAACAGCTGGCTCCCTTTTTTTCGATTTTGGAGCTTCACTTAGCCAAGTTTTTACACTCGTGTCACGTTCCGCTTCGAAACACGATGCTTTCAGAGTGGCAACGAATTAATAACGAAGCACGAAACGGCCAACACGCCCCGTGTTTTAGCAGAGTCGAGATCCGAAATCGAAAatcacttgaaaaattagcGATGAAAGATACGTTCGGGCCAACTTTCGAATTCGCGTGAACTGTAAGGACGATTTAATCGCGTTACCCGGTACATATATCGAATAgttaattcgataaaactgATCCGACGTCGTTGGCGGAATCGTTCCGGAGAAAAGTGCATCGTGTCGATGGCATCGTGCCCGCGACAAAGCTAGCCCCCGATGATCGCGTGCACGAGAACATGCTTTTAATTGTAATGCGTCAATTAAGAGGGTAACACAGATTTGATTCCACATCTATAATCGGAATTGGTTAACGGagtttaaattatatcgtcatatagaaCGTATCTATTTTTTGCCAGAATAGAGTCGTTCGAACTCTTTTTACCGATCCTATTCGAGCATACGAAGTATCGATCTCACCGGTATACCCTGCGGAGTATTCGCGGAGGTTAAATTGGCTCACGCTGTCGTTGTTATCAATTTTCACGacaattttttgaaacgtCGTACAATTTTCCATATTCGTTTCATGGAACGCGCTATGGCGAATGTTTCAATGCTCCAGCGGAACTAAACCAGTACACTATGTTATTATGATAACGCGTGACAGTGCAATCCACCTGTGCTCggtgtaaattatttaaaatacagcTTCACCTAATATACGAGTCTTCTAATTAGTTTAAACGCTATACTGTCGGGGAAAAAGTTACGCAAAAATGCAAATGGTCGCCTATTACACGATAATAACGCGTTAGCAcggaaaaaaaatgtaataaatcaGTAACGTAAATCATCCGTACCGGTTCCTATCGATCTTAACGCACACGTGATTTCTCTTTCGATTCGAAGCGAAAGGATACCGGTGTTTGCAAAAACTGTAACGGTTCGATCCCGATCTCCCACGCTTTTTTCGTTCGACCGCGGACcgaatcgatcgaatatcCCGATCACGAGAGTATCGTAGCAGCgggggaaaaagaaatcaaCTGCTCACCTCCTGTTGCTGAATTAGGAAGTCGGGAGCGGGTGGTGGCGGGGGTGGTTCCGTGGCGGAAACCTCTTGAAGCAGTCCCACGTGCTCCCAGCAATCTTCCGATATGTCCATGATCGtccctcctcttcctccttcttcctGTTCAAATGTCTTCGGGGCGAACGAGACACAAAATCCGCGCGGCGGGACGTCGCGACTCGGATCAATCTGTTTCTCCTGGTCGGTTGTCTGGTTCCcagatctctctctctctctctccctctctctctctttctctctctctccctctctccttctctgATTTTCTCCCTTAACAGCTGGTTTCGTGGAAAAACCGGAAACTATATCTAGACACGCTTGGTCActctatcttttcttttcttttctattaccAAGTGTCtcccttctttctccctctcaCGATGGCTGTCTCCGCAGCCGGAACTCTGTCACTCGTGAACCGGGATACGTATAGCAGTTCGAGGTAGTCGTAGACGAACGACGCGCGAAAAAACCGAACGGAGAACGCACGAACACACGGTAACCGTCGACACGGCGTGTCGCGTGACCCGCGTTctatgacgacgacgacggcgtcGAGGACGACGACGGCCGTCGGTGGTGGTCAGTCGGCGTGGAATGAAGTTGGCCCGCGGGTTAGGTTGGGTTAGCCGAGCCGGAGTTGCAGCATCAGCGGAGAGGGACGAGAGGGCAGAGCgcgcgagcgagcgagcaagCCGCCGAAAGAGgggagagagaggagagaagagcAGAGAACAGAACGGAACAGACCGGAGTAAGCGAGCGTTCGAGCGAGCGAGAGGTGTCGAGGGACGAACCAACGAGGTAGAACGAGATACGAATAGTCAGAGAGCTGGAGAAaggggaaaagagagagggagagagagaggcgtAAGGCGTAAGTCTGCCCTAGTCGCTCGCTTAACCGTGCAGGAGGTGGCGCCAATATAACCCGTACTCCACCTCCGTCCGACAAAGAGCTTGCGTATACCTGTATGCGCCTGTTGGTAGGCCATACCGCCTACTGACTACCGTATTGCAGGATTTGCGTCCGTGCCGCCTGTAATTATTCCGATTTCACTTATATTCCGTCATACCCGATGTTTTTACGTCCTTCGTTTAACCGCTGCTCCCCTCGATGTACCTTTTCCCGCGCGTCTACGCCGCTCGGAGAACGTGACTTTGTACTTCTGCTTCCAGCCTCTGTGTGGGTTAAGCGAACAAGCTTCACGATTCCGTCTACGTTTCCGCGATGACATCTTAGGAAATGTAAATGACGACGCCCTCGCGTTACGGAAATCGTCCTCTCCGACGTCAGTCCGATCGGTCAACCGAACACACAGGCTATCGATGCGCGCTGTAAATCTCCTGACCGGCGGTTAACACCTTCCTCCACCGCCGAGACGTTCTTCCCGACTaacgtatgtatattacgTTACTTATCGCAATTACCGCAATTCTCCATTTCCTCGAATCGATCTGTCGACACAGGGACAGAGAACGATAGCTGGCTGGCGCCGATAAACGATCGTTATCCATGATCGAACTGCCCTTACCTTTCACGTATACCTCCCGGTAATCGGCGACGACGTGGGCGGCGTAGCGGTCTCTCTGAGACAACGCGAACCTCTTGCGTGAACTTGCAAAGGGTGCCCTGTGATCGTGAACGAACGTCCTCTCAAAGAGCCGGATGTTCCCTCTTCCATGTCTCGATCAACCATCGCGAGTGCGTGCCATTTGCATTGACATGTTCTTGTCTTTAACCAGCTCGTTCGTACCtgtaaatttacattaaacttagatttatatttttcaattcaaacAGGATGCAGTGAAAAAATCCGCACATCCTATCCGCATTTACGCGAAGCATATATTTTACGCGAGTGCATTGCGCGCATAAACATCAGTCTATGATACTTTGTCTTCGAGAACGTTCTCCGCTTCCTCGTTGCATCGAGGTAAGATTTTTCACGGGAACTCTTCGTGACCGGTTTCCTAATAAGCTCGCAGGTGGGTTGAAAAAAGTTAATTGTGCCTGTCGTTATCGTGCGTCATCCACTGTTTACTATGCATTCATATTGTACAGAAGTCGTGGAACGCGAGAAATACTTTATGAGAGTAGATTAGCGGTTTAGCAGGCGCGTTATTACACGCTGTCACCGGCGCGTTGCCTGCAACTTTTTCCAGCGTTTCTTGCGACGTTCGTTACTATGCACGACAAATTGTAATATAGCCGGGAAGAGTGATTCGCGCGATAGGTGCACACTCGTTTCGGAAACGCGTGCTACACCTCGAGCGTAATGACAGTTCACGTGCGTCAACGGAACCCTATAGTTAGAGTTTCACACTTTTTACCAGCGATACTCGCCGGTCGCATCAGCACGAGCAAGACGTTGGACAGATTTTTCGCGAGCTTACAACTTGACACATATTTAACGCGTTGTCCGGCAGTGTACTCTTTGATAGCCACGAATACTTTTCCGCTGTTCGCGCAAGCTACACGGCAGTGCGCGACTTAACACGAGTGAGCGCGCGAGTAACGAGACGcgtacaaaagaaaagaagaaagaacgagcGCGAGTACATCGAGCAGCAGGCTGCAGTCGAACGGAGGGTTGGAATGCGATATGAATGCGTTAATGCGTCGTTACTGACAGCGACACGAATCGTTGATAGTATTTTTGGCCCTTCTTCGTATCCGGTGTACCCACCACTGGTACGTCGACGTTCATACAGTCAGCCATTGCttcactttttaatttcttttttgtttgttttgcaAAATCCCTCtcctcccccccccccgcaTTGGCGGGACGCGTTTTAATTTGACTGCTACCGTTCGCGTCGACTGGCGTACCTGGCTTAAAATTCTACTAATAGTCGCCACTTGGCAGTCGCTATTATCGCTCGGACACACTCTGAAATAGCACGGGTTGTCACATCGGTGTCAAAGATTGATCGCAACAGACTGTGACATTCTCATGGAACGTCGGGGCATCGATAAACGCAATTGCTGCCACATTGAAAACTCTCCGAATGACTGCTCCAATCGTTagtcattttgaaaaattctcgacgatatttatatttcggATAGTTCTATCGGGATGCCGCgtcgtttaataaaaagtaaataaataaaataaaccgTCGACTGTGCTTTTCCTCTGAAATAGGACATGTATTTATACGAGATATTGATCTATGATCGCGTGTTAAATGTTTCGCGTGAAACGTACGGGCAAACAGTCGGTCAATTTCCGTGGTATATGTATTGCCGAATAAAAAATGCGGAGCTATTAGCCGCGCCAAGGTATACTTTGCTCTTTTCATGGACCTCTAACCACCAACGACAACGCGACCCCGTAGAGTGTTGATCGAGCCCTCGACTTTGTATGCACGGAAAGCCGCTTTACGACGTCAACGAAGGGGACACGCGCGCTTCGGTTGGATACCAGCCATGATAATATGTAATGCCTGTATAGAGCCAAGTGCTC
The DNA window shown above is from Bombus pyrosoma isolate SC7728 linkage group LG7, ASM1482585v1, whole genome shotgun sequence and carries:
- the LOC122569830 gene encoding uncharacterized protein LOC122569830, whose translation is MADCMNVDVPVVGTPDTKKGQKYYQRFVSLSDVRSRSQGTLCKFTQEVRVVSERPLRRPRRRRLPGGIRERRHGRKSCNTVVSRRYGLPTGAYRYTQALCRTEVEYGLYWRHLLHG